A window of Magnolia sinica isolate HGM2019 chromosome 13, MsV1, whole genome shotgun sequence genomic DNA:
agcaTAATTCATATGACTCATGTATGTGCAGGTTTGGTGGACGTGTTCTGTTTGAGAGCCATTTGTTTGCTGTTGTCCAAAGCCTCTAACTatgaagaaagaaaatatatTTGTTGCTGATAATGGAGAGCCACCTGCTCGAATCACACGAGCTCGAGCTGCAGCCCTTCGCTCAATTAGTGGGATGCTCCCTTTGAAACCATCATCTATGAAGCAAGATCAGAAGCGCATTCTCCGAGGAAATTCAAAAAGAGCAGCCTTGGATGAGAACAGCCATACTGCTCCTATTGTTGCATCTGTTCAGCATAAAAAGAGGGCAGTGCTTACGGATGTCACCAACGTCTGCTGTGAAAATTTGCATAGGAACTGCATCAATGCGACAAAAGTGCAGGTTAAAAGGCCCTCCTTGTTTCTTAATGCATATGTGTGCTTGTACATTGGAGTGTAtgttccaaaattttgaaagggATGCTAAAACTTACTTCTATCTCTTCTTAATGGTCATTGTCATTGATTGCTTGGAATTGGAATCGGTGAAATTCATTTTCGCAAATGATCATTGTTCAGGTTGAACAGAGGAGACAAATTGATACTTTCTCCATCTGTATAGTCCAATAGAAGAaaactgcttcttttttttttttttttttcttttctttttgggaaaCTATTAACATTTTATTATTCACTGTATGTATTTCTTTGAAGATTTCTTATGAATTGCAAACTGTACTCGGATAGTTCTCTTGATTTTTGCTTTCTATTCTTTGTTCGAGAATCTGAACTGATGCTTATCTGCAGACTAAGGGCAGCAAAAATACTAAGATGTGTACTAGCAAGAAGGATGTCAAGGTGGCCCCCGTTGTTGCTTTGGAAACTGCTCCATTTCAAGTGGATGCAAAAACAAAGCCAGTTGATGAAATAGAGGAAAGGGAGAAATTAGAAACACAAGCAGTTGAGCTTTCAGCCAAATTGGAACAAAATGTACTAACAGAACATCGTGTACAGTGTATCAGCCATGGGAGGAGCATGGCAGTTTGTGGTGTTGCGAGTCCAGTGACAGACAAACAGACATTCAGAAAGCTGTCTGTACTCGTGAAGCCTTCAAAGACAGGTTTGCcttcttttcaaattttctatgTTGAAAACAAATGAACGGGTCTCTTTAGTCTTTAGGACAATTAACCTCAACAATTAGAAGATATTTCTAACATAGGCAGTACTTCAAGAAAAGAAGgggaataaagaaaaaagaaagaaaaattaacaGTAACCACCCATCATCTGGGGCTGCTTGGTGTATATGTTTATCATCCTTGATTTTGTTGAATATTTCTGATTAATTGCTATATTGGGGGTGTTGAATGGAAGAAAACTTAAAGTGGATGTGGCTAAGCAACCAAGAATGCCAGGAAATGGAAAACCATGGATTTTGATTTACGTCTGTTGTTGTTTTTGGATTTCAATTTTACATGGATTCTATGTTTGTCACCTTGTGTCTTCTCTACCTTGGaaattgatttaacataatttttaGGAGAAATGAATGTCCACAGTTTTTTGAGGAAAAGCTGGGAATTGGAAATAGGTTTCGAGGCTACTTTTCTTTTTCCtcaaagagagaaaaagtgagttttcCATGGAAACCGATTTCTTTTCCAGGGTTTTCAACATCCCAAATACCCACCACCTCTTGGGGGGGGCGCGGTGGTAACATTTCTCCGCTTAGTAATTCTCTGGtttttgcaaaaagaaaaaagaagcgaTTGGTTTACACTTTTTTGCATTCCCCAGGAATTTCATTCTCTAATTTCGCAAAAAAACTTGTCCCAGTTTTTAGCTGTGGAATGGAAAACCTAGAGAATTTAAACAGAAATTTAGACTTTTCCCAAGTTTCCCCAGGAAATCCAGTGTATCAACCAAACAAAAATTTAGTCATTGCCCAGGAAATACTAGGCCAGCTCTAACATTCCCCAGGAAGCACAAAAAGCAGGTAATGAATtccccaaacatgccctaaaggaATTTAGCTTTCTGTGATACTGTTTGATCAGGCAATGAAGTTGAAGTGAAGCTTTCTGATGATCTGGGAAGTTCTAAAGGTTTGGACTTTACAGATATTGATGCTGACCACAAATCCCCGCAGCTATGCAGTCTCTATGCCCCTGATATTTATAGCAGTCAACGTGTTGCAGAGGTTTGTACCAAACATGTGGTCCTGACTCCTGTTTATCTCATTCTTGTATGCTTTTGGTTAAACTGCCTCTCCAATCATAACTTATGCAACTGTTCACCTGATGAACAAAGATTTTCCTTTGTGGAAATTCTAAAGAATGCTGCTATCGTCATTCATCAAAATGATTGATCCCACTCTATTGTTTAGCAATTACATAATATCCCACTTTCTTTTATTGCAACACGAATCAAATGAAATCTGTAAGACTGATTCAGAAATTGGAACTTGGTAGCTGGGAGCATAAATGGTTTCCAATGATTTTTCACAACAGGGACAagttatatattttttcaaatggTTTCTTTTTATGAGCTAGGAAACAGTATTACCTCCTACATTCTACCTGTTATCTATTTAAACATGATGTGATGACCCCTTACCAGTGAAAGCCCTTTCTTTCAATCAGCTCACCCGAAGGCCTCAATCAAGTTTCATGGAAACACTACAGCAAGATATCACTCAGAGCATGCGTGGGACTCTTGTTGATTGGCTTGTGGAGGTTTgtttatttttcctctaaattACTTTTGTCATTGTACAAGATTCTGGAAATGCCATGTTCTTCTACCTAGGATTATGAATGCATTACCTACCATCCCTCCATTTCACTCCAAATTGGGTCAGTTGAAAGGCCTTATCGGATATCTTTTACTTCCACAAtataggacagccctaattatgatgcatgctcatggagataattaaacagagGAAATAAAACGAATAAaagatctaaaattctaacaataatcatcataactctgagaaaatcataaaggaaacatgcaatggagcgggccatcactacaaccatggagtatggaattcaattactacttaggttggatccggcgaggatgagacctcccgatattgcatggtcacacccaatcgatcaatgaagatcactagtccgaagaacaaAGCATTTTCTCGGATTAGTGATTTGAGAATTTGTGGATTTAGgttttagatcggttctcaagattttgatcttaGAGGAATTAGCCAAATCAATATATATAGTAGAAAGATAGTTATTACGTTGAGGTAGTTGGagaggcacaagaagaaattagaagaagaagatcaaggggagagaagaagcaccattagagagaagagaggaaggaggcaactaaagggtttgcttttcattcatcaatagttgaaattcgtgtttagggctttaccccacttaaataagcacataaagacataaaattactaaaatacccctaggataagcaaataaagagatacgattactaaaagaccgctaactaagtcgaaaagcgtgcaaataacataagtatgggaaagtttgggcgctcggtcctctttctccaatcttccttcacatgtgtcttcctaagtggggtcttctatatgtccaatcacatgtgaaaggtcttcaactcctcaatattcgcctatccacaaggacggcacttgtggttggcgctttcttcgttggtacaccttgaatgcacccgtgtccgcatcaattccctcgggtgagaaaaactcgaccccgacgagttgaaacttttgtagcgctcaagtagatctggatcaataccctgcaatgcgtcgcccgacagccacgtagattcggacgatggtttgttcttccacttgacaagatacctttggaaacccccatctctcgtggatactatctcgtcatccaagatttcctcaattgcttctttatgggtaatgggtggaggagggggtggaaggggttgggtagcaaactcgaaaaaggccatgaaagggacgatgtatcaacaatgggagtatgggcacggactagatcttccacattaaaagttggattaatgctcattcagatggaaggtcaacccgatacgcgttggacccaaccttttgtaatatcttgaatggtccaacactacgcgcttgtaatttctttgctagatccttgagagaatcgctcgggccttattcgcaccattacatagtctccttcttgaaattcttgcactctacgatgagaatcagctaaaactttataatcatcattgctcttatttaaccgccgtctaatatgtgtatgcaaatcatgaatatggcgtgcgaatgcatcggctgactcagacctttgggtaacagacataagtaagagatctatgggcattctaggtttataaccacttacaatttcaaaaggactcaaccctatagatctattaactgacccattataagcaagttcagcagttggtaaaattaggtcccaagtcttaacatgttcacccactagacaacgtagaagattttcaaggctacggtttaccacttcagtttgaccatctgtttgtgggtggtaagcaatagaaaattgcaaatgagttcccataatgtgccacagtgtcttccaaaaatagctagtaaatcgaacatcacgatcagacactatggttttaggtaacccatggagacgcaccacaccatcaaaaaagagacgagcaacatgagacgcatctgacgtcttcgaacatgggaggaaatgcgccattttagaaaaacggtccacaacgacaaaaacggaatcgtgcttttttatagtcttgggaagcccgagcacgaagtccatactaatgtcctgccacggagcatgtggcattggcaatggcgtgtacaacccagtattttgctttctttgctttgccagctgacatgttcgacactgccctaaaactttggctacgtttCGCTTGAGGCTtgatagaaacgatcttccacgagggcaatggtcttatcacgaccaaaatggccagctattcctcctgaatgaagctcccagatgaggaattcacgaagggacatacggggaatacaaagtctgtctcccttgaaaagaaagccatctttaagaacatttccacccataatatgctggtcactagagagcgacgtgtaagtacccccaaaatcaggacatatggggtattcatctttcagttgctcaaatccgactacctctacactcaaggagttgagcaacgccactctcctactaagggcatccgctggtttgttttcaaccccggccttgtgtttcaaaacaaacgaatattcctgaagaaacgctacccacttggcatgccttgggttgagtttcttctgagaatgcaaatatctcaaagcctcatggtcagaaaacaaaacgaattcttgcggtaggaggtagtgtcgccaatgtctcagggattgcactaccgcataaaattctttgtcgtaagtggagtatttttgttttgcctcattcagtttttcaCTAAAATAGGCCACTGgatgtccttcttgactcaacactccacctataccgacaccagacgcatcgcacgctactacagagactttagaaaagtcaggtagacgcatgacaggagcttccaccatcttgcccttaatttctttaaaagccttgacggcggctttagaccacacgaactctccctttttcatgcactcggtaatgggagccatgatcgtgctaaaacccctaatgaaccgacgataaaaagttgttaggccgtgaaaacttcgcacctcatgaatgttccccGGTTCtagccactcaactatggccccgACTTTTTCAGGCTCtaatcccttcagatgacactataaatcctaagaacacaacgaacatgaatgcacatttcttaagattagcgtacaacttttccttcctaggGACACTacgaccttctttaaatgttcaaggtgtgattccttagtggtactataaataagaatatccaaagtacaccactaggaatttttccatgaacggcctcaaagcttgggtcATCACCCGTATGAAAgttgggtgcgttagtcaagccgaagggcatgaccaaccactcatacaacccatctttcgcttaaacgccgtcttccactcatctcccgGGCGtaacgaatttggtgatatccactcttgaggtctatcttagagaatatagtggaccggccatcatgtcaagcatatcatcaagtctaggtatagggaacctatacttgtattttgttgatggctctaatgtccacacacatgcgccacgtgccgtctttctttggcgtcaacaatgcagcacggcacacgggctcatactctcttggatgaaacccttttgcaaagctcatcaacttgcttcttaaGTTCTTCTGTAAGGTTCATCCTatggtgaggaaggttcggtagagtagacccgggacaagatcaatggcatcgtatgtccctcataggtggcaactcattcggtaagtcttcgaAATACATCAccgtattccttcaggaccgaggtcacctcacaggaactctgatggaacctcaggtttaatttctctagccacaagggcatacaccatagaatcctccttagcctctttttcaaactctcttgcgttgattatatgtaaagacttaggtttggatttcctcaTTTCTCttggctcacttgccttctcatccttcttctttcctagtgtattctcaggtggcatgggattaagtttgatcttttaccattatacataaaagtacacgcattcgaacggccaaagatcgtgacatcattatcgaatagccacggtctacctaggataacatgccccacatccataggtaaaacatcacaccacagggactctttgtatgacccaaactcgatggggactagacattgctgggtgacggtagggatgtcttgtcaacccaagaaactttatacgggtccggatgaggtgtggatttcagttttaagcgatctaaggtgctagtggaaatcacattctgacaacttccaccgtccactatcaccttacaattcttttcaccacacttggcaatagtgtagaagatagtgcttcgacgcccgtcagcactacttctagactgagctaacacacgcctgttctccatccacttcttcttcatcagtaagtcctccttcggGGTGATACTCtttaacttcataatcaccctggtcatctccaccctcgtgggattcgcctataactaaggctctcccacggctcttcataggacactgattagacatgtggccaaggttgccacactcatagcacctcacttggctcatattactaggaccggcaccaagaacccctttgcccttgtcctccctaggcctaggcggaatggtcgcctgtgccctaggttgattaccaatattaggtctagttccttgggaactagatctagtattggagtctcgagactcaaaacgacgaacgacaggagccttcagatactgctctaactcctgcacgacttgatatgcttcatctaagtccgttaagggccgagtgataagctcgcgctgaagacaAAGGCCTGccttaaaacgcgagagcgttactagagggtcttctcggatatcacatcgcatcacatactcttcaaatttagcgatgtagtcagcggcagacattgacccttggcgtaaagattgccattggtcaaggagcttctgacggtatgagagaggaaggtacttctccttcaacttctctttcatctcataccaatgtgtgataggggctctaccaactctctctaccctacgctcggtgttggtccagaagagcttggcttgacccacaagcttcatcttagcaaatcgcatttgacggttttctgacatgctataccactcaaagtagtggtccatgtcagcaacccagtcaaggaatgccttgggatccaagcgtccatcaaaactcggggcctcaactctcacactcttcatcgcacgctcatctggatcataacggtcttgatgaccacatgagGCTCGTGCCTCttgcaccacaccacgaccgtaaccacgatctctatcctcactaccaccacgtgtggcagcacgttcttcaatgattccttccacttgggagtgcgcatcttcccctacagcggggttttccttttgggacgcctctagttgctccaccttagtcatggtggtggtaatttggttctcaaggcgggcaaactcacgcctttgactcgcttctagggcggttatcttttgtatcaattgagcaagttgctcagataactgctcgttattcatggtaggttgaagtccgaaacctctacctcttctcgtgggcatacagtgaagacttgaaccaaactctacctaactagactactaggtgttatgactttcaagatgaatgcgatgaatgcaaaactactatgaactgacacaattaagttgaaacaagaaacaactcaaatctgaaaattttccagattaggaactttctaaaattggaaagtttctaaaattgaaaactttctaaacccgaaactttcctaagttaaacctaaaaatcaaaaccctaatttgataactcgatctagacaaaaaccatgcaagcctaggctctGATCTAAAATTGACGCAGGACAatcctaattatgatgcatgctcatggagatgaTTAaatagcggaaataaaaggaataaatgatctaaaattctaacagtaatcatcataattgagaaaatcataaaggaaacatgcaatggagggggccatcactacaaccatggagtatggaattcaattactacttaggttggatacgtcgagggatgagacctcccgatcttgcatggtcacacccaatcgatcaatgaagatcactagtccgaagaaccatgatgtttcttggttttgggatttgagattttgggaatttagggtttagatcggttctcaagattttgatcaaagaggaattagccaaaataaaaaaatagaagaaagaaagttattaccttgaggaagttggaggggcacaagaataAATTAGAAGAAGAACATCAAGGGGAGAGAacaagcaccattagagagaagagaggaacgagccaaccaaagggtttgcttttcattcatcaatagttgaaattcgtgtttagggctttaccccacttaaataagcacataaagacataaaattactaaaatacccttaggataagcaaataaagatataagattactaaaagaccgctaactaagtcaaaaaacgtgcaaataacataagtatgggaaagtttgggcgctcggtcctctttctccaatcttccttcacatgtgtcttccctaagtggggtcttctatatgtccaatcacatgtgaaaggtcttcatatcctcaatattcgcct
This region includes:
- the LOC131223319 gene encoding cyclin-A2-4 isoform X2; the protein is MKKENIFVADNGEPPARITRARAAALRSISGMLPLKPSSMKQDQKRILRGNSKRAALDENSHTAPIVASVQHKKRAVLTDVTNVCCENLHRNCINATKVQTKGSKNTKMCTSKKDVKVAPVVALETAPFQVDAKTKPVDEIEEREKLETQAVELSAKLEQNVLTEHRVQCISHGRSMAVCGVASPVTDKQTFRKLSVLVKPSKTDIDADHKSPQLCSLYAPDIYSSQRVAELTRRPQSSFMETLQQDITQSMRGTLVDWLVEVSEEYKLVPDTLYLTIYFIDRFLSQNYIERQKLQLLGVTCMLIASKYEEICAPRVEEFCLITDNTYTKEEVLKMESQVLNYLGFQLSAPTTKTFLRRFLRAAQASYGVPMLALEFLACYLAELTLVEYEFLKFLPSLIAASAVFLARWTLDQSGHPWSLTLEHYTQYKAVDLKDTVLAMQDLRLNSKASPHNAIREKYGQQKFKSVAALSSPKLPETLF
- the LOC131223319 gene encoding cyclin-A2-4 isoform X1, which gives rise to MKKENIFVADNGEPPARITRARAAALRSISGMLPLKPSSMKQDQKRILRGNSKRAALDENSHTAPIVASVQHKKRAVLTDVTNVCCENLHRNCINATKVQTKGSKNTKMCTSKKDVKVAPVVALETAPFQVDAKTKPVDEIEEREKLETQAVELSAKLEQNVLTEHRVQCISHGRSMAVCGVASPVTDKQTFRKLSVLVKPSKTGNEVEVKLSDDLGSSKGLDFTDIDADHKSPQLCSLYAPDIYSSQRVAELTRRPQSSFMETLQQDITQSMRGTLVDWLVEVSEEYKLVPDTLYLTIYFIDRFLSQNYIERQKLQLLGVTCMLIASKYEEICAPRVEEFCLITDNTYTKEEVLKMESQVLNYLGFQLSAPTTKTFLRRFLRAAQASYGVPMLALEFLACYLAELTLVEYEFLKFLPSLIAASAVFLARWTLDQSGHPWSLTLEHYTQYKAVDLKDTVLAMQDLRLNSKASPHNAIREKYGQQKFKSVAALSSPKLPETLF